One genomic segment of Paraburkholderia phymatum STM815 includes these proteins:
- a CDS encoding aspartate/glutamate racemase family protein, giving the protein MKILVINPNISESVSTLIQAEAQRSASTGTEIAIATAPFGVAYIETRFEALVGAYASACVAAERHGTYDGVVIAAFGDPGLQGIKELIDVPVVGLTESSLVTAAMLGQRFSIVAISSRIKAWYRETVERSHLASRLASIRALDEPLRDIGSVQQDYAGRLKALCNEVVEVDGADVIIIAGAPLAGLAREIRNELPVPVVDGVSSAITQLEGLIRLSPGKATQGSFAQPPVKPNRGLPESLERLMCRSQAE; this is encoded by the coding sequence CTGGTCATCAACCCCAACATTTCCGAAAGCGTCTCCACGCTAATTCAGGCAGAGGCGCAGCGCAGCGCTTCAACCGGGACCGAGATCGCGATAGCCACGGCACCGTTCGGCGTTGCGTACATCGAGACACGCTTCGAGGCACTGGTCGGTGCGTACGCGAGCGCATGCGTGGCGGCGGAACGCCATGGCACCTATGATGGTGTCGTGATCGCTGCATTCGGCGATCCGGGCTTACAGGGTATCAAGGAACTCATCGACGTGCCCGTCGTCGGCTTGACCGAGTCCTCGCTCGTCACTGCGGCGATGCTCGGGCAGCGCTTCTCGATTGTTGCGATCTCGTCGCGGATCAAGGCCTGGTACCGGGAGACGGTCGAACGTAGTCATCTGGCGAGCCGGCTGGCCAGCATTCGCGCGCTTGACGAACCTTTGCGCGACATTGGCAGCGTACAGCAGGACTATGCTGGACGACTGAAGGCATTGTGCAACGAGGTGGTCGAGGTCGACGGGGCCGACGTCATCATCATCGCTGGCGCACCCCTCGCAGGGCTCGCACGTGAGATCCGTAACGAACTGCCGGTACCCGTGGTCGATGGCGTATCGAGTGCGATCACCCAGCTTGAGGGGCTTATCCGTCTGAGTCCCGGAAAAGCGACGCAAGGGAGCTTCGCCCAGCCGCCCGTCAAGCCGAACCGCGGCCTGCCCGAATCGCTTGAAAGGCTGATGTGCCGTAGTCAGGCGGAGTAG
- a CDS encoding DUF3830 family protein translates to MKRILVDAGPFRFVGQLEEQKAPRTCQRFLQLLPFKNKVIHSRWSGEAVWIPLGDFDTGLPFENHTSHASRGDVLFYPGGFSETELLFVYGSSIFASKMGQLAGNHFFTLTEGHEHLEAFGKLVLWEGAQDITFSLLNAQALPSR, encoded by the coding sequence ATGAAAAGGATTCTCGTAGACGCCGGACCCTTTCGCTTTGTGGGTCAACTCGAAGAACAGAAGGCACCGCGCACCTGCCAACGCTTTCTCCAACTGCTGCCATTCAAAAACAAGGTTATTCATTCTCGCTGGAGCGGCGAGGCTGTGTGGATTCCGCTAGGCGACTTCGATACCGGATTACCTTTTGAAAACCACACCAGCCACGCGTCACGCGGGGATGTCCTTTTCTATCCGGGAGGCTTCAGCGAGACGGAACTCCTGTTCGTCTATGGCAGCTCGATCTTTGCAAGCAAAATGGGCCAACTGGCGGGCAACCATTTCTTCACGTTGACGGAAGGTCACGAGCACCTCGAAGCATTCGGCAAACTTGTTCTATGGGAAGGCGCACAAGACATTACGTTTTCGTTGTTGAACGCGCAAGCCTTGCCTTCGAGGTGA
- a CDS encoding cold-shock protein has product METGIVKWFNDSKGFGFITPDKGGDDLFAHFSEITGEGFKTLAENQKVSFEIKKGPKGLQAANIKPL; this is encoded by the coding sequence ATGGAAACCGGTATCGTTAAGTGGTTCAACGACAGCAAAGGCTTTGGCTTCATCACACCGGACAAGGGCGGCGACGACCTGTTCGCGCATTTTTCGGAAATTACGGGCGAAGGCTTCAAGACCCTTGCTGAAAACCAGAAGGTGAGTTTCGAAATCAAGAAGGGGCCGAAGGGTCTGCAAGCGGCGAATATCAAGCCGCTGTAA
- a CDS encoding aldo/keto reductase: protein MTGSNDFRSGMYTLRDGAQMPVIGFGTLITDPATTVTATRDAIEAGYRHFDCAERYRNEREVGGALKAGLAAGGIARDAIFVTTKLWNSNHRPERVGPALAASLERLGLDYLDLYLVHTPFAFQAGDEQDPRDADGNVIYDEGVTLLDTWRAMEELVDSGRCRAIGLSDITLAELQPLYESARIKPAAIQVEAHPYLPETGLLAYCAQNGVVFTAFAPLGHGIRPGPIEDPVVARVAARVGKTPAQVLLAWAVQRGTAVLTTPKTAARARENLDISALPSDAFAEINAIEIRQRFNEVVKTGSPGFIPPSTA, encoded by the coding sequence ATGACCGGTTCGAATGATTTCCGCAGCGGGATGTACACGCTGCGTGACGGCGCGCAGATGCCCGTCATTGGTTTCGGTACGCTGATCACCGATCCGGCGACGACCGTGACCGCCACACGCGATGCGATCGAAGCCGGCTACCGGCATTTCGATTGCGCCGAGCGATATCGCAACGAGCGAGAAGTGGGCGGCGCGCTTAAGGCGGGACTGGCAGCAGGCGGGATCGCACGCGACGCAATCTTCGTGACGACCAAGCTGTGGAATTCGAACCATCGGCCCGAGCGCGTCGGCCCCGCTCTGGCTGCGAGTCTTGAACGGCTTGGCCTCGATTACCTGGACCTCTATCTTGTTCACACGCCATTTGCGTTTCAGGCAGGCGACGAACAGGACCCGCGCGATGCAGACGGCAATGTGATTTACGACGAAGGCGTGACGCTGCTCGACACATGGCGCGCGATGGAGGAACTCGTAGACAGCGGACGGTGCCGCGCAATCGGGCTGTCCGACATCACGCTAGCCGAACTGCAGCCCTTGTACGAATCGGCAAGAATCAAGCCCGCGGCCATTCAGGTCGAGGCGCATCCGTACCTGCCGGAAACCGGGCTGTTAGCGTATTGCGCTCAGAACGGCGTCGTATTCACCGCATTCGCGCCGCTCGGACATGGAATCAGGCCAGGGCCGATCGAAGATCCCGTCGTCGCTCGTGTTGCCGCGCGGGTGGGTAAAACGCCGGCGCAAGTGCTGCTTGCGTGGGCGGTGCAGCGCGGCACAGCCGTGCTGACAACACCCAAGACGGCGGCGCGTGCGCGCGAGAATCTGGACATCTCGGCGCTGCCCTCCGATGCCTTCGCCGAGATCAACGCGATCGAGATTCGGCAGCGGTTCAACGAAGTCGTGAAGACAGGCAGTCCGGGATTTATTCCACCGTCAACCGCATGA
- a CDS encoding efflux transporter outer membrane subunit has product MSVREFSLRMPALAASLCLALSGCLVGPDFERPASSTPDVFNRTQSAQAPSKAVEAGFNPDWWELFNDPTLNALEKQLADANLDVAAASARLRQSRAEQRVAGAAEYPTLTGAASYNRERGSENGILSLLGVTPTSTQPQSASGSAPLGVSAMPGSKGSPAYDLYQFGFDASWEIDIWGRVRRSVEAASALTDASFEERNAVLLSARAELARDYIQLRDTQALLQIARQNLDIARDATRLTQTRAHEGVTTDLDVANASAQAANIESLIPTLESRRATTINAIGVLLAKEPGALGDMLADPGDVPALPAQVPIGFPSELVQRRPDIRKAEAQLHAATAAIGMAKADFYPRISLNGSAGFQSLQLSNLADWASGQFVVGPSITLPIFEGGRLKGTLQLREAQQQEAAIVYKRTVLQAWREVDDALIVYDAEQRRHERLEEVVKLNLRALSIARQRYKAGAVDFLDVLNVQKQLLDAQSNLEQSKADADANLITLCKVLGGGWESYSTGDTALTQRR; this is encoded by the coding sequence ATGAGCGTGCGCGAGTTCTCCCTACGCATGCCTGCGTTGGCAGCATCGCTTTGCCTTGCGCTGAGCGGCTGTCTGGTGGGCCCCGATTTCGAACGACCAGCGAGTTCGACACCGGACGTCTTCAATCGCACGCAGTCCGCACAGGCACCGAGCAAGGCCGTCGAAGCGGGCTTCAATCCGGACTGGTGGGAACTGTTCAACGATCCCACGCTGAATGCGCTCGAAAAGCAGCTCGCAGATGCCAATCTCGACGTGGCGGCGGCGTCGGCCCGTCTGCGGCAAAGCCGCGCCGAGCAACGCGTGGCGGGCGCGGCCGAATACCCGACGCTGACGGGCGCGGCGTCATATAACCGCGAGCGCGGCAGTGAGAATGGCATCCTGTCGTTGCTCGGCGTCACGCCGACCAGCACGCAGCCGCAATCGGCATCGGGCAGCGCGCCGCTCGGCGTGTCCGCGATGCCGGGTTCGAAGGGCTCGCCCGCTTACGACCTGTATCAGTTCGGCTTCGACGCTTCGTGGGAAATCGACATCTGGGGCCGCGTCCGGCGCAGTGTGGAAGCCGCGTCTGCGTTGACGGACGCGTCCTTCGAAGAGCGCAACGCCGTGCTGCTGTCCGCACGCGCCGAACTCGCACGCGATTACATCCAGTTGCGCGACACACAGGCGCTGCTCCAGATCGCACGGCAGAACCTCGACATCGCACGCGACGCGACGCGCCTCACGCAAACGCGTGCGCATGAAGGCGTGACGACCGATCTGGATGTGGCCAATGCGTCAGCGCAGGCGGCCAATATCGAAAGCCTGATCCCGACACTCGAATCGCGCAGGGCAACGACGATCAATGCAATCGGCGTTCTGCTCGCGAAAGAACCCGGTGCGTTGGGCGACATGCTCGCGGACCCGGGCGATGTTCCCGCGCTGCCCGCCCAGGTGCCGATTGGCTTTCCATCTGAGCTGGTACAGCGGCGGCCCGACATCCGCAAGGCAGAAGCGCAGTTGCACGCCGCGACGGCGGCCATTGGCATGGCGAAGGCCGACTTTTACCCGCGCATCTCGCTCAACGGGAGCGCCGGCTTCCAAAGTCTTCAGCTTTCGAATCTCGCCGATTGGGCGTCCGGTCAGTTTGTTGTCGGTCCGTCCATCACCCTGCCGATCTTCGAAGGAGGACGCCTGAAGGGAACGCTCCAGTTGCGCGAAGCGCAGCAACAGGAAGCCGCGATTGTCTACAAGCGCACCGTGCTTCAGGCATGGCGCGAAGTGGACGATGCGTTGATCGTCTACGACGCCGAACAGCGTCGGCACGAGCGACTGGAAGAGGTCGTCAAGCTGAACCTGCGCGCGCTGTCGATTGCACGTCAGCGATACAAGGCGGGCGCCGTCGATTTCCTCGACGTGCTCAATGTGCAGAAACAGTTGCTCGATGCGCAGAGCAATCTCGAACAAAGCAAGGCCGACGCCGATGCAAACCTCATCACCTTATGCAAGGTACTGGGCGGCGGATGGGAGTCGTATTCCACTGGAGACACCGCGTTGACGCAGCGACGATAG